One Mustelus asterias chromosome 10, sMusAst1.hap1.1, whole genome shotgun sequence DNA window includes the following coding sequences:
- the LOC144499817 gene encoding mitochondrial ornithine transporter 1-like codes for MPQEKKGLKPQVQGAIDLTAGATGGIACVYTGQPFDTVKVKMQTFPYMYKNVLDCALKTSRERGIRGFYQGTTPALMAHISENAVLFLSYGFCQRVVRSLTGLDSKAELSDIQKAASGSFASVFASLAICPTELVKCRLQAMHEMKSSGKLEKGHPSTVWAVIKNVLKTDGPLGLYQGLSSTLMREMPGYFFFFGGYEFSRTLFTRGGRSKDELGVIPLMVSGGFGGACLWIAVYPIDCVKSRIQVLSMAGQQAGFVSTFRKILMKEGVKAIYSGLTPTMIRAFPANGALFLAYELSRRAMMDYMSD; via the exons ATGCCACAGGAAAAGAAAGGACTGAAGCCTCAGGTGCAAGGTGCTATTGATCTCACTGCAGGAGCTACAG GTGGAATTGCTTGTGTGTATACGGGTCAACCCTTTGACACTGTAAAAGTGAAGATGCAGACCTTTCCTTACATGTACAAAAATGTGCTGGACTGTGCTCTAAAGACATCTAGGGAACGTGGCATTCGAGGATTCTACCAAGGCACTACTCCTGCCCTAATGGCTCATATATCAGAGAATGCTGTGCTCTTCCTGTCGTATGGCTTttgccaaagagtggtgagaagcTTGACTGGATTGGACAGCAAAGCTGAGCTCAG TGACATACAGAAAGCAGCCTCTGGCTCATTTGCATCAGTATTTGCCTCATTGGCCATTTGCCCGACAGAGCTGGTCAAATGTCGCCTTCAAGCAATGCATGAAATGAAATCCTCGGGAAAGCTTGAAAAAGGACATCCCAG CACAGTTTGGGCAGTGATCAAAAATGTTTTGAAAACAGACGGTCCCCTGGGTCTGTACCAAGGTCTGTCGAGCACTTTGATGAGGGAAATGCCTGGCTACTTTTTCTTCTTCGGTGGCTATGAATTCAGTCGCACCCTTTTCACTAGAGGAGGCCGGTCCAAAGATGAGCTAG GTGTGATTCCCTTGATGGTGAGTGGTGGTTTTGGTGGTGCCTGCTTGTGGATTGCTGTCTATCCAATCGACTGTGTGAAATCTCGCATACAGGTCCTCTCAATGGCAGGCCAGCAGGCTGGTTTCGTTAGTACTTTCCGAAAAATTCTTATGAAGGAAG GTGTTAAAGCGATATATTCTGGATTAACACCAACAATGATACGTGCATTTCCTGCCAATGGTGCATTATTTTTGGCCTATGAACTGAGCAGAAGAGCTATGATGGATTACATGAGTGACTGA